Proteins co-encoded in one Bremerella sp. TYQ1 genomic window:
- the thrS gene encoding threonine--tRNA ligase, translated as MLEVILPDGSKKEFDHAVTPMEVAADIGPGLAKATLAGEVDGNIVGFDTKLPEEGSVNLRLLTKKDEEALGVMRHSCAHIMARAVMRLFDGVQLAFGPTIEGGFYYDFDLEHKLSEEDFPAIEAEMKKIIKQDEPFERIERDREESLQVVKDLGQQYKIEHIETGLKDHASMSFYQQGEFVDLCRGPHVPRPKAIGAYKILSVAGAYWKGDSNNRQLQRLYATAFFNKEDLEAHLTKIEEAKRRDHRVLGKQLDLFSINPLVGQGLILWSPKGTIIRNLLTEFVGEQLKKFEYLPVVTPNIGKVDLYKISGHYPYYKESQFAPIHQADDEEYLLKPMNCPHHIMIYKSRPRSYRELPYRLSEFGTVYRYEQSGELNGMTRVRGFTQDDAHIFCTDEQVEVEFRNCIQMTQYVLSSLGLTDYRVRLGFRDPDSGKYVGQEKVWDQAEAALVRVCKNMGITATAEAGEAAFYGPKADFVVNDCLGREWQLGTVQLDYNLPSAERFDLEYIGPDNQPHRPVMIHRAPFGSLERFMGVLIEHFAGAFPLWLAPEQVRILTVSQKFDEYALKVEKELQAAGFRVSGDYRPEKIGAKIRSAQLELIPYMFIIGGREMEEEAVSVRDRIDGDLGSMKIQQAIDKLTDEVENRVVRQVFKGSGGLGTSGTASTSEGY; from the coding sequence ATGCTCGAGGTCATTCTTCCCGACGGATCCAAAAAAGAATTCGATCACGCAGTCACTCCTATGGAAGTTGCTGCTGACATCGGCCCCGGTCTTGCCAAGGCAACATTGGCCGGCGAAGTCGATGGCAATATCGTGGGTTTCGATACCAAGCTTCCTGAAGAAGGGAGCGTCAACCTACGACTGCTGACGAAAAAGGATGAAGAAGCCCTGGGCGTTATGCGGCACAGTTGCGCTCACATTATGGCTCGTGCGGTGATGCGTCTGTTCGACGGTGTGCAGCTTGCTTTTGGCCCAACCATTGAAGGGGGCTTCTACTACGACTTTGATCTCGAGCATAAGCTATCCGAAGAAGACTTCCCGGCCATCGAAGCCGAGATGAAGAAGATCATCAAGCAAGACGAACCGTTCGAGCGTATCGAGCGTGATCGTGAAGAGTCGCTTCAAGTCGTCAAAGATCTCGGTCAACAATACAAGATCGAGCATATCGAGACAGGCCTGAAAGACCATGCGTCGATGTCCTTCTACCAGCAGGGCGAGTTTGTCGATCTTTGCCGTGGCCCTCATGTGCCACGTCCAAAAGCAATCGGCGCCTACAAAATCCTTTCGGTTGCCGGGGCTTACTGGAAAGGGGATTCTAATAACCGTCAACTGCAGCGACTTTATGCGACCGCCTTCTTCAACAAAGAAGATCTGGAAGCCCATTTAACGAAGATCGAGGAAGCCAAACGTCGCGACCACCGCGTATTGGGCAAACAGCTCGACCTGTTTTCGATCAACCCACTCGTTGGGCAGGGGCTGATCCTTTGGTCTCCCAAGGGGACGATTATCCGTAACTTGCTGACGGAATTCGTCGGTGAGCAGTTGAAGAAGTTCGAGTATCTTCCGGTCGTCACGCCGAACATCGGCAAAGTCGACTTGTATAAGATCTCTGGGCACTATCCTTACTACAAGGAAAGCCAGTTCGCGCCGATTCATCAGGCCGACGACGAAGAATACCTTCTCAAGCCGATGAACTGTCCGCACCACATCATGATCTATAAGTCGCGGCCACGTAGTTATCGTGAACTGCCGTATCGCTTGTCGGAATTCGGTACCGTTTACCGCTACGAACAATCAGGCGAGCTGAATGGCATGACTCGTGTTCGTGGCTTCACGCAGGACGATGCCCATATCTTCTGCACCGACGAACAAGTGGAAGTCGAGTTCCGCAACTGCATTCAGATGACTCAGTACGTGCTGAGCAGCTTGGGCCTGACCGATTACCGCGTGCGCCTTGGATTCCGTGACCCTGACAGCGGCAAATATGTTGGCCAAGAGAAAGTCTGGGATCAAGCCGAAGCGGCACTGGTACGTGTTTGTAAGAACATGGGGATCACTGCGACTGCCGAAGCGGGAGAAGCTGCGTTCTATGGTCCCAAAGCAGACTTCGTCGTGAACGATTGCCTGGGCCGCGAATGGCAGCTTGGCACCGTTCAGCTCGACTATAACCTTCCGAGCGCAGAGCGATTCGACCTCGAATACATCGGGCCCGATAACCAGCCGCATCGTCCGGTAATGATTCACCGTGCTCCGTTCGGTTCGCTGGAACGATTCATGGGTGTGCTGATCGAACATTTCGCCGGCGCATTCCCGCTTTGGCTAGCCCCAGAGCAAGTGCGAATCTTGACGGTTAGCCAAAAGTTCGACGAGTACGCACTGAAGGTCGAAAAAGAGCTTCAAGCGGCCGGCTTCCGTGTCAGTGGCGATTATCGCCCTGAAAAGATCGGAGCCAAGATTCGCTCGGCACAACTAGAGCTGATCCCCTACATGTTCATCATTGGGGGCCGCGAGATGGAAGAAGAAGCGGTTTCGGTTCGCGATCGAATTGATGGCGACTTGGGCTCGATGAAGATCCAACAAGCCATCGACAAGCTGACCGATGAAGTCGAAAACCGTGTCGTTCGCCAGGTGTTTAAAGGCTCTGGCGGGCTTGGCACCTCCGGCACCGCGTCCACCAGCGAAGGTTACTAA
- the bcp gene encoding thioredoxin-dependent thiol peroxidase, which yields MAEWIETGSKAPSFTMTADDGSKVKLTDLKGSIVVLYFYPKDDTPGCTKEACAFRDRQSELVKHGVTVLGVSPDDKESHVKFKEKFQLNFPLLVDKDHKVAEKYGAWREKNMYGKVSMGIQRSTFLIDADGKVAKIWKRVQVDGHDAKVLEEVEKLKG from the coding sequence ATGGCAGAATGGATCGAAACAGGCAGTAAAGCACCCAGCTTTACAATGACCGCTGATGATGGCTCGAAGGTCAAACTCACCGATCTGAAAGGGTCGATCGTTGTCCTCTACTTCTACCCCAAAGACGACACCCCTGGCTGTACCAAGGAGGCTTGCGCTTTCCGAGATCGTCAGAGCGAACTGGTAAAACACGGCGTTACGGTGCTTGGCGTAAGTCCCGACGACAAGGAAAGCCACGTCAAATTCAAAGAGAAGTTCCAGCTCAACTTCCCACTACTCGTCGACAAGGACCACAAAGTCGCCGAAAAGTATGGTGCCTGGCGCGAGAAGAACATGTATGGCAAAGTCAGTATGGGCATCCAGCGAAGCACCTTCCTGATCGATGCGGATGGCAAAGTGGCCAAGATCTGGAAACGCGTTCAAGTAGACGGACATGACGCGAAAGTCCTCGAAGAAGTCGAGAAACTAAAGGGCTAA
- a CDS encoding SlyX family protein, translating into MPEERVVERITTLEEKHAHQERIIADLNEVILDQQKRLMRLESLLKRADERIEQLHAAMDQPRSADDERPPHY; encoded by the coding sequence ATGCCAGAAGAAAGAGTTGTCGAAAGAATTACAACGCTTGAAGAAAAACATGCCCATCAAGAGCGGATTATTGCAGACCTGAACGAAGTGATCCTCGATCAGCAGAAACGCCTGATGCGACTGGAATCTCTTCTCAAGAGAGCCGACGAACGGATCGAGCAATTGCATGCCGCGATGGACCAACCTCGATCGGCCGACGACGAACGACCGCCACACTATTAA
- the tkt gene encoding transketolase, with translation MSISTTSIEQLSINAIRTLSMDAVQQANSGHPGTPMALAPVVYTLWNKHLNYDPANPHWHSRDRFVLSCGHASMLLYSTLHVAGVKKADGSSEPSITLDNIRNFRQLHSPCAGHPEVHEAAGIETTTGPLGQGVANSVGMAIAGKWQEARFGDMFGYDVYALCSDGDLMEGIATEAASTAGHLKLSNLCWIYDDNKITIEGDTDLAFTEDIPGKFRAMGWHVIDIEDANDIDALDKAFAEFKQTTDKPTMIVVHSIIAWGAPTKANTHGAHGAPLGDDEISATKEAYGWTYGKFEVPAEVYEHFNANLGARGAEAKAKWDSDFEAYGKENAEKAATWSSIMSGELPEGWDSDIPTFPADAKGVATRASSGKVLNAIAEKVPGLLGGSADLEPSTKTGLKFDGAGDFEPGTYCGRNFHFGIREHAMAAIGNGMALCGLRPYVSTFFVFSDYLRPSLRLSAIMHAPVLYIFTHDSIGVGEDGPTHQPVEHLAALRAIPNVAIFRPGDSNEVGACYKTALQLNDRPSVLVLTRQNLPTLDRSKYACSGNSSKGAYTIADCEGTPEVLLMGTGSELSLVIDAYEKLTAEGVKARAISVPCLELFYEQDAEYQKEVMPCEVTARVAVEAGLRQSWDRLLGFQGEFVGMKSFGASAPAEELFKHFGITTDHVVEAAKKSMGK, from the coding sequence ATGTCTATCTCCACGACCAGTATTGAGCAATTATCGATCAACGCCATCCGTACGTTGTCCATGGATGCCGTCCAGCAAGCCAACAGTGGGCATCCCGGCACGCCAATGGCTCTGGCTCCTGTGGTCTACACGTTGTGGAACAAGCACCTGAATTACGATCCTGCCAATCCTCATTGGCATTCGCGAGATCGTTTCGTGCTGTCTTGCGGTCATGCTTCGATGCTGTTGTACAGCACTTTGCACGTGGCCGGCGTTAAGAAGGCAGACGGTTCGAGCGAACCATCGATCACTCTCGACAACATCCGCAACTTCCGCCAGCTGCACAGCCCATGTGCCGGCCACCCCGAAGTTCACGAAGCTGCTGGTATCGAAACGACGACCGGGCCGCTCGGCCAGGGCGTTGCCAACAGTGTTGGTATGGCGATCGCCGGCAAATGGCAGGAAGCTCGCTTTGGCGACATGTTCGGCTACGACGTCTACGCTCTTTGTAGCGATGGCGACTTGATGGAAGGCATCGCCACCGAAGCTGCGTCGACGGCCGGTCACTTGAAGCTGTCGAACCTCTGCTGGATTTACGACGACAACAAGATCACCATCGAAGGCGACACCGATCTCGCGTTCACCGAAGACATCCCTGGTAAGTTCCGTGCCATGGGTTGGCACGTGATCGATATCGAAGACGCGAACGATATCGACGCGTTGGATAAAGCGTTTGCCGAATTCAAGCAAACCACCGACAAGCCGACCATGATTGTCGTGCATAGCATCATTGCTTGGGGTGCTCCGACCAAGGCCAACACCCACGGTGCTCACGGTGCTCCACTGGGTGACGACGAAATTTCGGCCACCAAGGAAGCTTACGGTTGGACGTACGGCAAGTTTGAAGTTCCTGCCGAAGTCTACGAACACTTCAACGCCAACCTTGGTGCTCGCGGTGCCGAAGCCAAAGCGAAGTGGGATTCTGACTTCGAAGCTTACGGCAAGGAAAACGCAGAAAAGGCTGCCACTTGGTCGTCGATCATGTCGGGCGAACTTCCTGAAGGTTGGGACTCCGACATTCCAACGTTCCCTGCCGATGCCAAGGGCGTTGCCACGCGTGCTTCCAGCGGCAAAGTGCTTAATGCCATTGCCGAAAAAGTTCCTGGATTGCTTGGCGGTTCGGCTGACTTGGAACCTTCGACCAAAACCGGTTTGAAGTTTGATGGGGCTGGCGACTTCGAGCCAGGCACCTACTGTGGACGTAACTTCCACTTCGGTATCCGTGAACATGCCATGGCTGCCATCGGCAACGGCATGGCTCTTTGCGGACTGCGTCCTTACGTTTCGACGTTCTTCGTGTTCAGCGACTACCTGCGTCCATCGCTCCGTTTGTCGGCGATCATGCACGCACCGGTTCTTTACATCTTCACGCACGACTCGATCGGTGTCGGTGAAGATGGTCCAACCCACCAGCCGGTTGAGCACCTCGCCGCTTTGCGTGCGATTCCTAACGTTGCTATCTTCCGTCCTGGCGACTCAAATGAAGTCGGTGCTTGTTACAAGACGGCCCTGCAGCTGAACGATCGTCCTTCGGTCTTGGTCCTCACGCGTCAGAACCTGCCAACGCTCGATCGCTCGAAGTATGCCTGCTCAGGCAACTCGTCGAAGGGTGCTTACACCATCGCCGATTGCGAAGGTACGCCGGAAGTGTTGCTGATGGGTACCGGTAGCGAGCTTTCGCTGGTCATCGACGCGTACGAAAAGCTGACCGCTGAAGGCGTCAAAGCTCGTGCCATCAGCGTTCCTTGCTTGGAGTTGTTCTACGAGCAAGATGCCGAATACCAGAAGGAAGTCATGCCATGCGAAGTGACGGCTCGCGTCGCTGTGGAAGCTGGCCTTCGTCAGTCTTGGGATCGCCTGCTTGGCTTCCAAGGTGAATTCGTTGGCATGAAGAGCTTCGGTGCCAGTGCTCCTGCCGAAGAGCTCTTCAAGCACTTCGGTATCACGACCGATCACGTCGTCGAAGCGGCTAAGAAGTCAATGGGCAAGTAA